The following proteins are co-located in the Verrucomicrobiia bacterium genome:
- a CDS encoding DUF4931 domain-containing protein — MPELRKDPVVGRWVIVATERGKRPSDFAPQPLETPDPAKNPFAEGNEHMTPPEIFAFRDPKSKPNGPNWQVRVVPNKFPALRIEGDIDKEGQGIYDKMNGIGAHEVIIETPNPSLQLEQQPVEGIGRVIETYKIRMTDLLRDPRFRYILLFKNFGRQAGATIGHPHSQLIATPVTPKRLKEKLLGAMEYYNYKDRSIFEDILKQEIKEGSRLVYENAGFVAYCPFASRFPFEVTLTPRRQSAYFQDIHPDEILLLADALKVTLQKLAKALNQPQYNFIVNTAPARYAHHGFWSTIDQDFRWHIEILPRLTLIAGFEVGTGFYINPTTPEEAAKYLREISV; from the coding sequence ATGCCAGAACTTCGCAAGGATCCAGTTGTCGGTCGGTGGGTGATTGTGGCCACGGAACGCGGGAAGCGACCGAGCGATTTCGCGCCGCAACCGCTTGAGACGCCCGATCCGGCCAAGAACCCGTTCGCCGAGGGCAACGAGCACATGACGCCGCCGGAGATTTTTGCCTTCCGCGACCCGAAGAGCAAGCCGAACGGCCCGAACTGGCAGGTGCGGGTGGTGCCGAACAAGTTTCCCGCGTTGCGCATCGAGGGCGACATCGACAAGGAGGGGCAGGGGATCTACGACAAGATGAACGGCATCGGCGCGCACGAGGTCATCATCGAGACGCCGAATCCGAGCCTGCAATTGGAGCAACAACCCGTCGAGGGAATCGGGCGCGTCATCGAGACGTACAAGATTCGCATGACCGACCTGCTGCGCGATCCGCGGTTCCGCTATATTTTGCTTTTCAAGAATTTTGGGCGGCAGGCCGGCGCGACGATCGGGCATCCGCACTCGCAGTTGATCGCGACGCCCGTTACGCCGAAGCGGCTGAAGGAAAAACTGCTCGGCGCGATGGAGTACTACAATTACAAGGACCGCAGCATTTTTGAGGACATCCTCAAGCAGGAGATCAAGGAAGGTTCGCGGCTCGTGTATGAGAACGCGGGCTTCGTGGCGTACTGTCCATTCGCGTCGCGGTTCCCATTCGAGGTCACGCTGACCCCGCGGCGGCAATCGGCGTACTTCCAGGATATTCACCCCGATGAGATCCTGCTACTGGCTGACGCGCTGAAGGTCACGCTGCAGAAACTGGCGAAAGCCCTGAACCAACCGCAGTACAATTTTATCGTCAACACGGCGCCGGCACGCTACGCGCATCACGGCTTTTGGTCGACGATCGACCAGGACTTCCGCTGGCACATCGAGATTCTGCCGCGACTGACACTGATCGCGGGCTTCGAGGTCGGCACGGGTTTTTACATCAACCCGACGACGCCCGAGGAAGCCGCGAAGTATCTTCGCGAGA
- the glgA gene encoding glycogen synthase GlgA → MKIFFAASEMTPYAKTGGLGDVVGALPRALCQLGHEVTCCLPFYRAAQEVARDARPIGLTLQIPLGSRTVTGDVLELKQPDGVRVLFVRRDEFFDRSELYYTGVRDYEDNAERFLFFSKAVVELLGYTRFQADIVHCHDWPTAFVPVQMAYRAGTRGAEFPAKSVFTIHNIAYQGMFWSLDFPLTNLPGEFFTPESLEFYEQMNLMKGGILFSDAVTTVSRTYAKEIQATDGGFGLDTVLASRADDVQGIVNGVDYTQWDPATDAHLRRRYTPEDLSGKRACRADLLAKLGLEAGEGEPVAAFVSRLTEQKGVDVLLGAVEELVESGVTAIILGKGERKYEELLTGMAEEFPRRVAVKIAHDEELSHQIQGGADMLLMPSHFEPCGLTHLYALKYGTIPVVRATGGLEDTVQQYNSRSEQGTGFKFAPYTATALVEAVQRAILLHKEPRKWQKLMRNAMARDFSWRASAQEYEKLYAAL, encoded by the coding sequence ATGAAAATTTTCTTTGCCGCAAGTGAGATGACGCCGTACGCCAAGACGGGCGGACTCGGCGACGTGGTCGGCGCGTTGCCGAGGGCGCTTTGCCAGCTCGGGCACGAGGTCACGTGCTGTCTTCCATTTTACCGGGCCGCGCAGGAGGTCGCGCGCGACGCGAGACCGATCGGCCTGACTTTGCAAATTCCGTTGGGGAGCCGAACGGTGACGGGAGACGTGCTGGAGTTGAAACAGCCCGACGGCGTGCGCGTGCTGTTCGTGCGCCGCGACGAATTTTTCGATCGCTCGGAGTTATATTACACCGGTGTCCGCGATTACGAAGACAACGCGGAACGTTTTTTATTTTTCTCGAAAGCCGTGGTGGAGCTGCTCGGGTACACGCGGTTCCAGGCGGACATCGTGCACTGTCACGACTGGCCGACGGCGTTTGTCCCGGTGCAAATGGCGTATCGGGCCGGGACGCGCGGCGCGGAGTTTCCCGCGAAGTCGGTTTTCACGATCCATAATATCGCCTATCAGGGAATGTTCTGGAGCCTGGATTTTCCGCTAACGAATTTGCCGGGGGAATTTTTCACGCCCGAGTCGCTGGAGTTCTACGAGCAGATGAACCTGATGAAGGGCGGAATTCTTTTTTCCGACGCCGTCACCACCGTGAGCCGGACCTACGCGAAAGAAATCCAGGCGACCGACGGCGGATTCGGGCTCGACACGGTTCTCGCCTCGCGGGCTGATGACGTGCAGGGGATCGTCAACGGCGTGGACTACACGCAATGGGACCCGGCGACGGATGCGCATTTGCGACGGCGCTATACACCGGAGGATTTGTCCGGCAAGCGCGCCTGCCGGGCGGACCTGTTGGCGAAACTGGGACTGGAGGCCGGCGAAGGAGAACCTGTGGCAGCGTTTGTGTCACGATTGACGGAACAAAAAGGCGTGGACGTGCTGCTGGGCGCCGTTGAAGAACTGGTGGAGTCGGGGGTGACCGCAATCATCCTCGGGAAGGGCGAGAGAAAATACGAGGAGCTGCTGACAGGAATGGCCGAAGAATTCCCGCGGCGGGTCGCAGTGAAGATTGCGCACGACGAGGAGTTATCCCATCAAATCCAGGGCGGGGCGGATATGCTTCTCATGCCGTCGCATTTTGAACCTTGCGGATTGACGCATTTGTACGCCCTGAAGTATGGCACGATCCCGGTGGTGCGGGCGACCGGTGGGCTGGAGGACACGGTCCAGCAGTACAATTCGCGGTCGGAGCAGGGAACTGGTTTCAAATTTGCTCCCTACACGGCAACAGCGCTCGTGGAGGCGGTGCAACGCGCGATTTTACTCCACAAGGAGCCAAGGAAATGGCAGAAGTTGATGCGGAATGCGATGGCCCGCGATTTTTCGTGGCGGGCCAGCGCCCAGGAATACGAAAAACTGTACGCGGCGCTGTAA
- a CDS encoding TIGR02597 family protein, with the protein MQRVQHARGWSFLPKLTFVITIGLITAATGFKASAVDVFTDPVGFITITAEGTSGPGVSPALSLVGLGMTQIVASRGAITGIAGTTITVNNTLTAGQFAVGPNGPLYFIEFLDGANPGLQDDITGNTATTVTTASDDSGAITGATTYKIYPHWTLNSVFGAADQSGLNPITDQVLIQNPLTQTFTTYFFATASKSFPTAGWKQSGQGNTDFGQVPLYNDQGVLISRTVTTNLNILLVGGVKLGPTIIPLVGTNNLAANIYATSAVTLSNSGLFTDGNPSDSLVPITDLVLIHNDAAGTFNTYFYATASKSFPTAGWKQSGQGNTDFGGTPIGISSFMLIQLASGHPGFNWKAPAPY; encoded by the coding sequence ATGCAAAGAGTTCAACATGCAAGGGGTTGGAGCTTCCTTCCGAAGTTAACTTTCGTAATCACCATCGGACTGATCACTGCCGCGACCGGCTTTAAGGCCAGTGCGGTCGATGTGTTCACTGACCCGGTGGGTTTCATCACGATAACAGCTGAAGGCACCAGTGGCCCGGGCGTTAGCCCAGCGCTGTCGCTCGTCGGCTTGGGCATGACCCAGATCGTTGCGAGTCGCGGCGCGATCACCGGAATCGCTGGCACGACAATTACCGTCAACAATACGCTGACAGCTGGTCAGTTTGCAGTTGGCCCGAACGGCCCGCTGTACTTCATCGAGTTTCTCGATGGTGCGAATCCCGGCCTCCAGGATGACATTACCGGCAACACCGCGACGACTGTGACCACGGCGTCTGATGATTCAGGTGCCATCACCGGCGCGACGACCTACAAGATCTATCCGCACTGGACGCTGAACAGCGTGTTCGGAGCAGCCGATCAGTCCGGCTTAAACCCGATTACCGACCAGGTTCTGATTCAGAATCCGCTGACACAAACGTTCACGACCTACTTCTTCGCGACGGCTTCGAAGTCGTTCCCCACCGCTGGCTGGAAGCAATCTGGCCAGGGAAATACGGATTTCGGCCAGGTCCCGCTATACAATGACCAAGGCGTTCTGATTAGCCGAACCGTAACCACGAATCTGAACATCCTTCTGGTCGGTGGCGTCAAACTCGGGCCGACCATTATACCGCTCGTCGGGACGAACAATTTGGCTGCCAATATCTATGCGACTTCGGCCGTCACATTGTCGAACAGCGGTCTGTTCACGGACGGCAATCCAAGCGACAGTCTCGTGCCAATTACGGATCTAGTACTGATTCATAACGATGCCGCTGGAACGTTTAATACATACTTCTACGCGACAGCTTCGAAGTCGTTCCCAACGGCTGGCTGGAAGCAGTCTGGCCAAGGCAACACGGATTTCGGTGGAACGCCGATTGGGATAAGTTCGTTTATGCTGATCCAGCTCGCTTCGGGTCATCCTGGGTTCAACTGGAAAGCACCGGCGCCATATTGA
- a CDS encoding PEP-CTERM sorting domain-containing protein — translation MKNGIKYLVAGLVATGISVGAYANITVNGGTALNTFMADKDLNYLDGNLIEIGTFTVAPTIGSPSLANFVVYGSTLTQSGVSAGVFSFSKTASDTGFLHTQIYVVAFNNATGVGATQEGIYFVNDSNASNWKFPATADFPNSTSFDMQDMFTSGNAVTPSAGSTVVFGSTQRDTVNGDNAVKLALVPEPSTWMLVGTGLLGLLGLRRRRS, via the coding sequence ATGAAAAACGGGATCAAATATCTGGTAGCAGGGTTGGTTGCAACAGGAATATCGGTTGGCGCGTACGCCAACATCACAGTGAACGGGGGAACGGCGTTGAATACGTTCATGGCCGACAAGGATCTGAACTATCTCGATGGCAACCTGATTGAAATCGGGACCTTTACGGTTGCCCCGACAATCGGCAGCCCCAGCTTGGCGAACTTCGTCGTTTACGGTTCGACGCTGACACAATCCGGCGTTAGCGCTGGCGTGTTCTCCTTCAGCAAGACGGCGTCTGACACGGGTTTCTTACACACCCAAATCTATGTCGTAGCCTTCAACAATGCCACGGGCGTCGGCGCCACCCAAGAGGGAATCTACTTCGTGAATGACTCGAACGCCAGCAACTGGAAATTCCCAGCCACGGCGGATTTCCCGAACAGCACCTCGTTCGACATGCAAGACATGTTCACGAGTGGCAATGCTGTGACGCCCTCAGCGGGCTCGACGGTCGTGTTCGGCAGCACTCAGAGAGACACTGTCAACGGCGATAACGCGGTCAAGTTGGCCCTCGTCCCTGAGCCGTCCACATGGATGCTCGTTGGAACGGGCTTGCTCGGCCTGTTGGGCCTCCGTCGTCGTCGTAGCTAA
- a CDS encoding PEP-CTERM sorting domain-containing protein, with translation MKNGIKYLFAGVMATGIAMSSYGAAITVNWGTALNTFIASTVSPLNYLDGDLVEVGTFAVPPTIGSPSLANFTVFGTTLTGTGANAGIVSGSKTGSDAGFAHNQIYMVAFNNATGVGASLETIFFVNDANNPNWRFPASSDFPNSCSIDLQDMFTGANNGTLAPGATITWGTKTVDPSGPYNVIAMIPEPTTWTLVGTSLLGLLAFRRRS, from the coding sequence ATGAAGAACGGGATCAAGTATCTATTTGCCGGGGTGATGGCGACTGGCATTGCCATGAGTTCGTATGGCGCGGCAATCACCGTCAATTGGGGGACAGCGCTGAACACGTTTATCGCCAGCACCGTCAGTCCATTGAACTATCTCGATGGTGATTTGGTCGAAGTGGGGACGTTCGCTGTCCCTCCGACAATCGGCAGTCCGAGTTTGGCCAACTTCACGGTCTTCGGCACGACCCTGACCGGAACCGGCGCCAACGCTGGTATCGTCTCCGGAAGCAAGACCGGGTCTGATGCCGGCTTCGCCCACAATCAGATCTATATGGTGGCCTTCAACAACGCCACGGGTGTTGGCGCGTCCCTGGAGACAATCTTTTTCGTGAACGACGCCAATAATCCGAATTGGAGGTTTCCGGCTTCATCCGACTTCCCCAATTCCTGTTCGATTGACCTGCAGGATATGTTTACAGGCGCCAACAATGGAACCCTGGCTCCCGGCGCGACGATCACTTGGGGCACCAAGACCGTTGATCCTTCCGGGCCCTACAACGTAATTGCCATGATTCCTGAGCCAACGACGTGGACACTGGTGGGAACGAGTCTGCTCGGTCTATTGGCCTTCCGTCGTCGTAGCTAA
- a CDS encoding fused MFS/spermidine synthase: protein MNENKNGMLVLFTFTIFLGALLLFWVQPMAGRMLLPLLGGVPAVWNTAMVFYQATLLAGYAYAHFATKQLGIRRQAALHLPLLLLPLLALPIAIPHGWTPPTTHNPIPWLLTVLAVMVGLPFFIVSATSPLLQRWFSASGHRDAHDPYFLYAASNCGSLLALISYPVLIEPHLRLSQQGRYWAIGYIVLLVLTAICGVCTWRTARNPSEVVEPDGKTAIEQLTARRRLRWILLAFVPCSLMLSVTTYITTEVVPIPLMWVIPLGIYLLTFILVFAKRQLIPHRWIVWAMPFAVVVLLTMLGRMTLKGNSFEDLPWPIGVHFAGLFILAMFCHGELAKDRPTVAHLTEFFLWISTGGVLGGAFNALLAPLIFPTVIEYPATLLLACLLLPRRSTEKTSRAGWSLDVVVPACLGLLIAGLIHLVEKSRIGPPNLALAMECVPPAILCLFFFRRPLRFALGGLAILLATTLSLHPELRNILVSRSFFGIYKVEVDPRADYIHIFRHGTAMHGMQSLDARMRRVPLLFFSKSGPLGEVIGTLPKALKQHVGVIGLGAGTLACYGDAGEHWTFYEIDPEVERIADDPKYFTFLHDSPADTKVVLGDGRLSLQAERDGQFGLMVLDAYTSDTIPLHLVTREAVALYLRKLAPDGVMAFHITNRHLDLEPVLATIAQDAGVYSLCWIDNGVSAEEFNRTGKTQSWWLVMTRNGPWLSLLARDTRWRPPQPQKGVGLWTDDYESVFSVFHWN, encoded by the coding sequence ATGAACGAAAACAAGAACGGGATGCTGGTCCTTTTTACCTTCACGATTTTCCTGGGGGCGCTGTTGCTATTTTGGGTGCAACCGATGGCGGGTCGAATGCTGCTGCCATTGCTCGGCGGCGTGCCGGCTGTCTGGAATACGGCCATGGTGTTCTACCAGGCCACGTTATTGGCCGGTTATGCGTACGCCCACTTTGCCACCAAACAACTCGGTATTCGGCGCCAGGCTGCGCTGCATCTACCTCTCTTACTGCTGCCTTTGCTGGCCCTGCCGATCGCCATTCCCCACGGCTGGACGCCGCCGACAACCCACAATCCAATCCCCTGGTTGCTCACTGTGCTGGCCGTGATGGTGGGGCTACCCTTCTTTATCGTGTCCGCGACGAGCCCGCTGCTGCAGCGTTGGTTTTCGGCCAGCGGACATCGCGACGCCCACGACCCGTATTTTCTCTACGCCGCGAGCAACTGCGGTAGCTTGCTCGCGCTGATCAGCTACCCCGTACTTATCGAACCGCATTTGCGTCTGAGCCAGCAGGGCCGGTATTGGGCCATCGGCTATATCGTGTTGCTGGTCCTTACAGCCATCTGCGGAGTATGCACGTGGCGCACAGCCCGTAATCCCTCCGAGGTGGTGGAACCTGATGGCAAGACCGCCATCGAACAGCTCACGGCCCGGCGGCGGTTACGCTGGATCTTACTCGCGTTCGTGCCGTGCAGCTTGATGCTCAGTGTGACGACGTATATCACCACGGAAGTCGTGCCGATCCCCTTGATGTGGGTCATCCCGCTGGGGATTTACCTGCTGACCTTTATCCTCGTTTTCGCCAAACGACAATTGATCCCGCATCGGTGGATCGTGTGGGCAATGCCGTTTGCTGTGGTGGTACTGCTGACAATGTTGGGCAGGATGACATTGAAGGGAAACTCGTTTGAGGATCTGCCCTGGCCGATTGGCGTCCACTTTGCGGGCCTGTTCATCTTGGCAATGTTCTGTCACGGTGAATTGGCCAAAGACCGTCCCACCGTGGCACACCTGACTGAGTTCTTTTTGTGGATTTCCACCGGCGGCGTGCTGGGCGGAGCATTTAACGCCCTGCTGGCTCCGCTTATCTTCCCCACGGTGATCGAATACCCGGCAACCCTGCTGCTGGCCTGCCTGTTGCTGCCACGACGGAGCACAGAAAAGACCAGCCGCGCTGGTTGGAGTCTCGATGTCGTCGTGCCCGCATGCCTCGGCCTGCTCATCGCAGGTCTTATCCATTTGGTAGAGAAGTCGCGGATTGGCCCGCCGAATCTCGCCTTGGCGATGGAATGCGTACCGCCTGCCATATTGTGTCTCTTCTTTTTCCGCCGACCGCTCCGGTTCGCGCTTGGCGGTCTTGCGATTTTGTTGGCGACAACATTGTCATTGCACCCGGAATTACGCAACATACTGGTGTCGCGCAGCTTTTTTGGTATTTACAAGGTTGAGGTGGACCCCCGGGCGGATTACATCCATATCTTCCGCCATGGCACCGCCATGCACGGCATGCAGAGCCTCGATGCCCGAATGCGGCGCGTACCGCTGCTTTTTTTCAGCAAGTCCGGACCGCTCGGGGAAGTCATAGGCACACTACCGAAAGCGCTGAAGCAGCATGTGGGCGTCATTGGCCTGGGTGCTGGAACCCTCGCCTGCTATGGCGATGCCGGGGAGCACTGGACTTTCTACGAAATCGATCCCGAGGTGGAACGTATCGCGGATGACCCGAAATACTTTACGTTCCTGCACGACTCTCCTGCGGACACGAAGGTCGTGCTCGGCGACGGGCGGCTATCCCTGCAGGCGGAACGGGATGGCCAGTTTGGCCTCATGGTGTTGGACGCCTACACCTCGGACACAATTCCCTTGCACTTAGTGACGCGGGAAGCAGTCGCGCTTTACCTGCGGAAGCTGGCGCCGGACGGTGTAATGGCCTTCCATATTACCAACCGCCATCTTGATCTCGAACCAGTCTTGGCCACCATCGCACAGGACGCCGGGGTATACTCCCTCTGCTGGATCGATAATGGTGTTTCAGCGGAGGAGTTCA